CGATCATGGTGGTGCCGAGATCCACGGCCAGGCCGGCCATTGGCCGATGATCGTCGGCCGCCGTCAGCCCGGCCAGATGAGCCGTCGACCCGTCGGAAAAAACCAGGCAGCGGGCCCGGTAACCCCACTGGCGGAGCCGGTCCGGCAGAAGGCGCAGCAGGGACATATCGATAGGGATCGTCCCGATGCCGAATGTTTTTCGCAAGGCCGCCAGCAGACGGTCGGCGTCGGCGGTATTGTCGGACAGGGAAGGGGGAACAAGGGAGACGTGCTCAACCCAGGTGGTCATAGGGGTCGTCATGTCGAGGGGCCGCCGGATCAGAGTTCAAAGGACATGTTGCAATCCACGGCCACGCATTGCAGGGGTTTGCCCTGCTCGTCGATGATGCGGTGGCAGATATTCAGGATGGCGTCCATCTGTCTGTCCGTCCGGTTCTGGTTGAGGTGGAAAAGCCCCAGGGTGGTGACATTGGCGTTCAGGGCCATGGACAGGGTGTCGGTATATACGGAATGGCCCCAGTCGATCTGGTTGTCGTACTCCTCCGGGGTATATTCGGCGTCATGGATCAGCAGGTCGACGTCTTTTGAAAATTCCAGATAATCATTGTAGGTCAGCCCGCCTTCATGGACATACCCGAGTTCGTTGTCCGTGAGGAACACGAAAGTTTTGCCGCCTTCGGTGAACTTGTAACCGCTGCCGCCCCCGGGATGACTGAGATTAATGGGGGTGACGGTTACCGATCCGATGGTGAACGAATCGGGGCATCCGTCCCTGTAGTTTATACGGGCTTTCAGGTCGTCATACCGGATCGGGAAATGAGGCGGTGTCATGACCTTGGAGATCATCTGCTCGGCGTAAGACCCGGGGACGGGACAACGGTAAACATCAATCACCGTCGTGTCCAGGAAAAGGGGCTTGAAAAAAGGCAGGCCCATCAGGTGATCCCAGTGAGCGTGGGTGAACAGCAGATGATAATGGAACAGTTTCTGTTCCACCAGGCGATTGCCCAGCCGGCGGATGCCGGTTCCGGCATCGATGATGATAATGTCATTGCTTCTGGTGGTGATTTCAATACAGGTGGTATCACCGCCGTATTTAACGTATTCCGGACCGGAAACCGGAATCGAGCCTCTTGACCCCCAGGATTTGACTATCATTCATCCGTTACCTTGATTGGTTATCGTTTGACCGGGTTGTTGCAACCCTCCCCCCGTTTTCCCAGCACGGTATACCAGATCTCGTCATTATTCCATACTTTTATAATTTCAGCCGATAATTCGTTTAGCCGCGCGATGATTTTCCTGGCCGGTGTCCGCAGCAGGCCGGACAGGATAAACCAGCGGCAGCCGGAAAAAACAGGCGTTTCGATGATCGCCTCCATTACCTCGCAATGGATGTTGGCCATCAACAGGTCCGCCGGGTGATAAGCCGGCTCCAGGGCGGACCCTTTCATGATCAATACCCGGTCATCGACGTTGTTGAGCCGGACATTGTGCCGGGCGGTTTCCACCGCCAGCTGATTGTTGTCGACGCCGATGACCCGGGCGACGCCCCGCATGGCCGCGGCCACGGCCAGCAGGCCGGTTCCAGTGCCGATGTCGATGGCCGTTTCGATTTTCCGGTTACTATAATAACATATCAGCGACAGGGCTTCAAGGCAGTCGTGAGTGGTGGCATGAAACCCGCTGCCGAATACCAGCCCCGGATCCAGAATCAGGGGAATATGGTCCGCCGTCTCGTCCGGTGTTTCCCAGGGCGGGAAAATGGAAAGCCCCCCGGCCTTCAGGGGGAACCCCTCCACGGGCTGCCATTCCTGATAGGGCATGTCAAACCGGTCGACCAGGGAAAGCGTCGGACGCTCCATCAGAAAACGCCGCATTTCCTCTTCCGCCGGAGCCGAGAAGAATAGAAAAGAGCAGTCTTCTTCTTCCCAGTTGCCGGCAAAGCGCGGGCCCAGATCAGCCCGGCGCGCATCGGCCCTGCCGTTCAAATAATAAATGAAGATATGATCGCCGGGCACCAGCCGGGCCGGGAGATCGTTTTTAGATGATGGCGCAACGGTGCAGGCCGTGCGGTTCATATGATCCGGTCGAATATTTTATAAGCGGCGACAATGGCCGGGTTATCTCGGGGCAATTCCACGGTGGGCCGGCCTTCCAGGTCATAGGTGTAGACCATGTCATCGGCCGGGATAGTGCCGGCCAGGGTCAGCCCGCTTTCGGCGATGATGGCCCTGACTTCTTCGGACGGTTCCTCCCGGACCTGGTTGATGATCAGGCAGGCCTTTTCAAAACCGATGTTAAGATGCCGGGCCAGGTCGTAAATCCGGATGGCCGCCTGCAGGCCGCGGCGGGACGAATCAGATACGATCAGCAGGACATCCACGTTCCGGGTGGTCAGGCGGCTGATGTGTTCCATGCCGGCTTCGTTGTCCATGACGATCCAGGGGTAATTGTCCGCCAGCTTTTCCAGGAAATTGGTCAGGAGGGTATTGGCGGCGCAGTAGCAGCCGGTCCCTTCGGGCTGGCCCATGACAATCAGGTCATAACCGTCGGCTTCGGCCACGGCTTCTTCCATTTTCATGGAAATAAAGATATCCTTGGTCATGCCGGCCGGAACCACCCCTTTTTTCATCTCCTCCCGGGCCTGCCCCAGGGTTCCCGCCACCTTCAGCCCCAGCACTTCGTTAAGGTTGGCGTTGGAATCCGCGTCTACCGCCAGTATCGGCGTTTTCCCTTTGTCCATTAAATAGCCGATCAGCATTCCCGCGACCGTGGTCTTGCCCGTGCCGCCTTTGCCGGCCAGTGCTATTGAAAAAGCCATGTTGTCCATCCTTATGTTTTGCCTCGTTAATCAACCGAAAATTGACCATAATATGGAAAACGCCATTATTCAAGAGAGAATTTTCCATGAAATTTTGTATATTAGAAGAAAATGTGCTATTTCACCCGTCAGATTGGAACGGCTGTTTTATGCCGGGTGAGAGGCGGGTAGACGGTACTTCGGCGGTCGAAAATGACCGTTTTGCCGTTATGATTACGATGTCAAAGAAAGAAGATCGGCGTTATGGAAATAAAAACGGATTTTCTGGTGATCGGCAGTGGTATCGCCGGGCTGAAGTTCGCGCTGCTGGCGGCGGAAGCCGGCACGGTCAGCATCGTCACGAAAAAGGGGGTGGATGACAGCAGCACCAACCGGGCCCAGGGCGGCATCGCGGCGGTGATCAGCGGGCTGGATTCCTTTGAGTCGCATATAAGAGACACCCTGGCTTCCGGAGACGGTCTCTGCAACCGGGAGGTGGTGAATATGGTCGTCCGGCAGGGACCGGACGCGGTTATGGACCTGGCGTCACTGGGTATCCAGTTTACAAAAATAGGCCCGGCCGGCGACGGCCTGGACCTGGGCCGGGAAGGGGGCCATTCCCACAACCGCATCGTTCACGCCCGGGACCTGACGGGGCGGGAAATCGAACAGGCCCTGGTCCGTCAGGCCATAGCGCACCCGAACATCACCATTTACGAGGATCATATCGCCGTCGACCTGATCACCCATTCCACCCGGGTCAAGAAAGGGCCGGTGGTTCAGACCCGGGAGGTTTATTGCTGCGGCGCTTATGTCCTTGACATCAAGAACGATCGGGTCAACACCTTTAACGCCCTGGTCACGCTTCTGGCCACCGGCGGGGCGGGCAAGGTCTACGCCTATACCAGCAACCCCGACATTGCCACCGGCGACGGCATCGCCATGGCCCACCGGGCCGGCGGCACGGTCGCCAACCTGGAATTCATGCAGTTCCATCCGACCTGCCTGTTTCATCCGGCCGCGAAAAATTTTCTGATTTCCGAAGCCGTTCGAGGGGAGGGTGCCCTGCTGCTCA
Above is a genomic segment from Thermodesulfobacteriota bacterium containing:
- a CDS encoding MBL fold metallo-hydrolase; protein product: MIVKSWGSRGSIPVSGPEYVKYGGDTTCIEITTRSNDIIIIDAGTGIRRLGNRLVEQKLFHYHLLFTHAHWDHLMGLPFFKPLFLDTTVIDVYRCPVPGSYAEQMISKVMTPPHFPIRYDDLKARINYRDGCPDSFTIGSVTVTPINLSHPGGGSGYKFTEGGKTFVFLTDNELGYVHEGGLTYNDYLEFSKDVDLLIHDAEYTPEEYDNQIDWGHSVYTDTLSMALNANVTTLGLFHLNQNRTDRQMDAILNICHRIIDEQGKPLQCVAVDCNMSFEL
- a CDS encoding 50S ribosomal protein L11 methyltransferase — its product is MNRTACTVAPSSKNDLPARLVPGDHIFIYYLNGRADARRADLGPRFAGNWEEEDCSFLFFSAPAEEEMRRFLMERPTLSLVDRFDMPYQEWQPVEGFPLKAGGLSIFPPWETPDETADHIPLILDPGLVFGSGFHATTHDCLEALSLICYYSNRKIETAIDIGTGTGLLAVAAAMRGVARVIGVDNNQLAVETARHNVRLNNVDDRVLIMKGSALEPAYHPADLLMANIHCEVMEAIIETPVFSGCRWFILSGLLRTPARKIIARLNELSAEIIKVWNNDEIWYTVLGKRGEGCNNPVKR
- a CDS encoding AAA family ATPase, giving the protein MAFSIALAGKGGTGKTTVAGMLIGYLMDKGKTPILAVDADSNANLNEVLGLKVAGTLGQAREEMKKGVVPAGMTKDIFISMKMEEAVAEADGYDLIVMGQPEGTGCYCAANTLLTNFLEKLADNYPWIVMDNEAGMEHISRLTTRNVDVLLIVSDSSRRGLQAAIRIYDLARHLNIGFEKACLIINQVREEPSEEVRAIIAESGLTLAGTIPADDMVYTYDLEGRPTVELPRDNPAIVAAYKIFDRII
- the nadB gene encoding L-aspartate oxidase; protein product: MEIKTDFLVIGSGIAGLKFALLAAEAGTVSIVTKKGVDDSSTNRAQGGIAAVISGLDSFESHIRDTLASGDGLCNREVVNMVVRQGPDAVMDLASLGIQFTKIGPAGDGLDLGREGGHSHNRIVHARDLTGREIEQALVRQAIAHPNITIYEDHIAVDLITHSTRVKKGPVVQTREVYCCGAYVLDIKNDRVNTFNALVTLLATGGAGKVYAYTSNPDIATGDGIAMAHRAGGTVANLEFMQFHPTCLFHPAAKNFLISEAVRGEGALLLNSAGEAFMKNYDSAGELACRDVVARAIDTEIKRRGDDCVYLDISHRKPDFIKDRFPHLYERCLKYGIDMTTDPVPVVPAAHYMCGGVVTDMWGRTSISRLYAVGEAACTGLHGANRLASNSLLEAVVFANRAVDCAIRELKGLPRRDNDLPVWDEAGTTDSNEAITVSQNWDEIRLFMWNYVGIVRSDKRLKRAKNRIDLIKAEIKEYYWNFRVTADLLELRNIATVADLIITCAMMRKESRGLHYNIDYNFKDDVNGLKDTVITAGDI